Sequence from the Castanea sativa cultivar Marrone di Chiusa Pesio chromosome 12, ASM4071231v1 genome:
ctaaaatattttggacaccttgtgttgtccacactctcaatctagctttgaagaatatttgtgcagcaaaaaacactgaaaagaatgaagttacatatgaggaatgtagttggattacacgtattgctgatgatgcatccttcatacgtgtttttatcatgaaccattcaatgaggttggcaatgtttaatgaattttgtccattaaaatTGCTCCAAGTTGCTGATATTAGATTTGCTTCAGTTGTTATAATGCTAAAAAtgttgaagttgataaaaagatgcCTTCAAGCCATGGCTATTAGTGAGCAATGGGCTTCTTATAGGGAGGATGATGTTGGAAAAGCTCAAAAGGTGAAAGAGATGATTTTAAGTGATCTTTGGTGGGATAAGGTTGATTATATCCTTGAATTCACGGcacctatttatgatatgataCGAGTAGCTGACACAGATAAGCCTTGTCTTCATCTTGTGTATGAGATGTGGGATTCAATGATAAAGAAGGTAAAGGTAGCAATATATCGACATGAAGGCTTGGAAGATGATGAGTATAGCtcattttggagtgtggtgtatGATATACTTATTGATCGTTGGACTAAAAATTGTACTCCACTACACTGCTTGGctcattccttaaatcctaggtaagtacatttattttctattttttattttctttagttcccctttctagtaaaacacacgtttcatttatatttgttttttaatctttaactctagGTATTACTCTACTGAATGGCTTTTGGAGAATTCAAAACGCATCCCTCCACATCGAGATCatgaaatttctatggaaaGGAGCAAGTGTTTGGATCGATTCTTTGAAGATGTGAATGAATTAAATGTGGTGAAGTCTGAGTTTGCTGCATTTTCAGGAGGGAGGTTTCCTTCACCAGCTGTCTTGACAGATAGGTGGGTCTTACAACCTTTGGTTTGGTGGCAATACCATGGCTCCgcatttccaactcttcaaacccttgcccttaaacttcttggacaaccttgttcatcctcatgtgctgagaggaattggagcacatacaaatttattcattccttaaaaagaaacaaaatggctcTGCACGTGCTGAggatttggtatatgtgcattCTAATCTTCGACTCTTGTCAAGGCGCAATGCGGAGTACATAAATAGAGATACAAAGATGTGAGATATTGCAGGAGACTCTTGGAATGAGAGCGACATACATGGAGGAGCTAGAATTCTTGAGAATGCAGCTCTTACACTTGATGAACCAGAGTTGGAGGCCATGGTTATTGGGAATGTTAACACTAGTGTTACtactagtgaaagtgaagttcgaagtgaaactattgatcttgatgatgatgaaattggtgtttgattgtcttgttgattgtcttgttgatgtatcttttattttgttttagtatcaaacttgtgagttgtattttaattttcgaacatcatggaatgtttatataatgaAGTTGTATTCTAGTTAATATttactattgttcttaaatttggtatatgtttatataatgtgaaaaaagtatgtttagcaatatattaaaaatataaataaaaatatttttaataattttttaatcaccgCACCCCGCCGTACCCTACTTTTTCAGAAATTGCCGAGTCccacacccgcacccgaatcccgaaacgtacccgtgcttcataggagTCAAGTTTGTGATCTATGTCTCTGTGTTTTGAGCACTTTGGCATTGTTTGGCTTACTAAATATAATTTCTcacttgtttatttatttaattattactattttagtttggcatttttttcctttctcaaaaaaataaaaaaagtttggcATTCTTTCCATCCGATTCCCCATATTGGATAGAGTAATTGTGGCTTTAGAAGACCAAACTTGCCTTTGCAATTTGGAAATTTCAGTGGAAAAACTCAAATCCATATTTAGTAACTTAGccattatcaaatttttatatgGAATCCTGGTtgaaatcacacacacacatgcacacaaagGAATGATATGCAAATGTGGACACATAAAATTTGGCTAGATGCTAAGTTCATGTTCATAGTAAAGGGTTGTTTCTGTGCTATGCATCTAGGAGcattcaaaaattttatcatGTACTTCTATGCATAGAAACTTCAACTAATTATAAGTCCTTACTGCTAACAGTAAGTTTCTGTATGTTATCTTTGAGGTGAGACTCCCCAAAGGCCTCATGAGACTTTAGAATTTTCCATTCTTCCTCTAACTTTATGATACCAGTTCTCAATCATAAATAACTTTTCTTAGACTCCTCTTGGTTGCCAAGAAACTGAGGAAATGCTATTTGCTAATTCCATTTGTAAACTCCACTTGTGTTTGTGCTTAATGTAACATATCTCATTATTTTGTACACAACCGGTCTTAAGCTAGGAAAGATAAAGATGATAGCTAGCTTGAAATTTAGTCACTTTATTATGAATGGAAGTGAGCAAATAAGCCTACATTCCCTTAATATGGATAATATAACAAGTAATTGAGTAGCCACTTATAATGGTTCAACACAGACCTTATGCACACGCCAAAAAGTAAAGGAGACTGGGTACTTTGTAGCTAAAGCAGAAGGCAATATCTTGTACACATAGTTGTCAATTTAAGTAAAGAATCATTGCCTGTAATAGCCAAATTATGCTTCAAAAACATGATTAGTCAAGCACAGAAGCAGATCAACACTAACAATACTGTCACTTGAAGAGAATAACCACTTCAAAATTATTTAGATCTATCAAATCTTTTTGTTGCACTTACACAGTACAATGAAAACACTTAAAACAAGAAAGGAATTACATAGGGCAATGTTTTTGGACAATTTATTTTCACTCTTCTCCTTGAAAGCCTAAGCAATGTCTTGAAGGAATGGATAATCAGTGTATCCAAGGACAGGGTCAGAGATGTAGAATGTATCTCTGTTGTACTTGTTGAGAGGGGCATTGAGCTTAAATCTCTTAGGCAAATCTGGATTAGCTAAAAACAAACGACCATAAACAATAAGATCTGTATGGTTTTCAACAATAGCTTTATTCCCATCTTCCCTATCGTAACCCCCAGCAACTAAAAAGCTACCTTTAAAAGCCTTTCTCATTGCCACAAGACTATGGGAACTTTCACTCTTTTCTGCAATTGTCTTCATTCTTGGCTCAACCATGTGGCAATAAAGAATCTCATATTTGTTTAAGGATTTAGCCATGTAAAGGCCCAAAGCTTCTGGATTTGAGTCTTCGGATTGCATGTAGTTTGCAAAAGGAGATAGCCTTATTCCAACCCTGTCTGCTCCGATCTCATTAGAAACAGCTTCAACTATTTCCAAAGCAAACCGGCAACGATTTTCAAGGGATCCACCATATTGATCTGTTCGATCATTCACTTGATCCTTCATAAACTGGTCAATTAGGTAACCATGAGCCCCATGGATCTCTACTCCATCAAAGCCTACGTATAAGACAAATAATGACATTTTAAAGAAGGAACTATGTAATAAAAAAGGTAACCATGAGCCCTGTTGTTCTTTCAGTTTTCTTTCATCAAGTACAAAGTACATTCCTTCACTCCCTTGTACATTTGACTAATCAAATATCTTTTATCTAATATAAACACAAGAAAAGAACTTACCAGCTTCAATAGCATTCCTTGCAGCAAGTCTAAAATCATTCACAATTTGAGGAATTTCCTCTATCATTAGCTGCCTTGGAGGAGTGAAGTCTGCAACGTCAATTCCATTAGATAAAATTTCAAGGGTCAAAGGCCTGTTAGAGGAAGAAATTGGGGCTTGACCATTTGGCTGAAAACCTGTAGACaacaatataaagaaaaataaatatccaAATAATTCAAATGAGTTTGATAAGACATCATTAATCACCAtttaaagaattagaaaaaaaatgagagttaTGATCcgttaaatttattaaaaaatgatatttcttttcttcacaaagatttttttttcttaaacaaaaacatTTATCTAATGAAGTAATTGACAAGAACTTTATTGATTTGcaaatcaaaaaaaagaataaaaataattagaggCAAAATTAATGCTTCTTTTGGATCAAGAAGGCATAATAGCTCTATTATGTGTTTCACATGATTGTACAGTAGAAGGATGGGGTTCCATAAATATTCCACTCCAAAAAAGGAAATTTCAAGATCTTATTCCATGTCAAAAAAGGAAAGCTCATGATCTTAGGGCTGTCTAACACGCCAAAAAGTGTTGGTTGGCTGTTTGTTACTACCATAGATATAGGACTCAATAATGATTTTGACAATTGATTTAGAGCAAGTGGTGTCTGCATATCTAAAACAAAAGTAGAAAGATTTTGAAAGACCAACCAACTAAAAGAACCACGCTTTTGAAAAAGTGGCATGCAACCATCCACTCTAGCCTTTTTCTACTGAAATGACTAAATAACATTCTATTCAATGGTGatccaaaaatgttttttagcTGAAATGACAACATAAGCTTTTTGTCCAACCACCTGCTGTGATTCGATTTTTTTAAAGCAGTGGGTATCACCTTcgtatcctaaaaaaaaaatgacattaacATATCAGACTTGTAACGGAAGATGCCCCTTCCATTGAGGCAAGATCATCATAAAAGGCCCCCTGaaataaaaaatccatttaTAGTAGAGAAGATAATGCAAAAAATTACACCACTACAATGATAGATCAatagtttctcaaaataattatattgttgCATAAATTTCCATTACTCCCTCAATCCAATAATGATCATCACTTTTGCTAATTTTACTCTCTAAAATGATAGTTAAGCTAATTAATGCTCTTCCTCAAAAAGTATGTTTCTTTTAAAATGTGACACTCATTATGCGGGAATAGCATTCTACAGCACCAATGCATGGTTATTTCAGCAGTCAATCAAAACTTCCACCTAATTTGATCTTTACCAAATAGGTTCATATGCAATACTTCCTTCGGGATCAACAACAATCAATAGTTAAGTAGCACAATGTGGTATAGAAAACCCACATCTACTCAATTCATGAATCATTTACCATAAAGTCTTTGTAATTTAGCATATTACAAAACATTCAACTCTCTCCATCCATTATAAAAGTTTCAATTGTCAACAAGCAACATTAGAAGAGAAGATATAAAGGTGGTCTTAGTCAAAGACAAACCTTGATTTGAAACCCTCCCCACATGCCCAATTTGACAAAAGAAAACTCCACCTTTGGCATGAACAACATCTACGATGGGTTTCCAGGCTTCAATTTGCTCTTTTGTCCATATACCAGGTGTGTCTAAATACCTTTATAGTAGCAAAGAAACCTAAGAagtcataaaaaatttcaaggcaAGAAAGGGAACCCTCAAAATGGAGATTGTCTTTTAGTGTGAAACATGGTAGGAAATTGATTACCCTTGAGCAGTGTCAGAAACTCCATTGGCTTCAGCTATCAGTAGACCACCTTTGGTGGTTCTTTGAGAATAATATAAGATAGCATGTGGCTGAGGAACATTGCCATAAGATCTCTGTCTAGTTAATGGTGCCAAAACAACCctgaaaatacaaattaaatgataaattaaGTAAATCAAGTAAGAAATCTTTCTAATTGAAGAAAGTAGTACCCTATAAGAATCAAATATATATTGCCTGTAGCAAAGTCGGGAAGAATAATACGATTAAGCCCCTTTCTCTATGTTATAATAGAtactaatatataaaataaaaaaggcaagTAACAAATGAAGCCAAATCAAACAATACATTTTTGAATGACTATGGCAGAGATAAGGTTTGAGAAGCTgaagaaaaacacacaaaaaaaaaaaaaaaaactctgcaAATAATATAATGCTTTTCCTTGTgagtaaacaaataaataccTAAATGAGAAAGAGTGACAGAGTCAGAGACAGAGAATGCTTGACTTGatctacaatttatttttttcctttagagTTTGTTCATCGTTAAAGTTCAACCATATTGTCAAGTATTAAAGATATATTTCACAAAATGCAGTACTGGAGTGGGGTAGGAGAACCTCAAATATCCTATAGGTCCTTTAACTATGACAATTTCTATATCATTCATAGCTAATTTGCCATGcacttgaaatttgaaaatactTTGTTTCAAGTTCAGGGCCTACGTTGTTTTTAATTCGTGTAACTCTCTTTTCAACCTATATCATAAGCTTACCTTTTTCCAAGACCTACAAAGCGGCAGCAAAGAgcaccaagttttttttttttttttttgaaaagaaaaaagtgtggCACTTAGTTTATGACTGTTTTCAAACGTGAAACTTAACAATTCTAATGAGGGCATTTTGGAAAGAAGGCAAGTATATATTTGTGTAGTATGGACTTCAAAAGTGACTGCTTATGACATTTCAACTCGTATAGTATCCAAACCTAGCCTAGACTTAGTGTACAATAAGTTAAATTGGTCAGGTCGCTTCCACTCCTGATCCAACCCCTGTACAAGCAAAGCAAACTGAATGCAGCAGTTGACCTCTGATATTTCTTATTTCAATAGAATCACAGTCACTGCTTTTCTGAGGTAGAAAATCATATTTTGGCAGATCCAAAAGGAAGTTTGGACTTCCTAGTTGTCTATTTTAAACACCCTTGAGTACAATCCCATGAGTACTGTAAATTTGTTGGTGAGGGGCCAGTGGCTTGTGCTATACATGCATGACCACGTTTTACTTAAAGAAAATACCAGAAAAGATAAGTAAGAAACAAAATGAAGCATGTTAAAACTTGGAACAATGAACTGTATGAATTTTTATGCACAAAATAGGGTGAATCCTGACAGCCAAGGTGATCAGATACCTTAATCTGCAAATCTAAAACCAATTTACACAATAGAGATGATTCACAAAATCCAAATAAACCAAATGCCagatttattttccttttgagatcaaaagaaaaaatcatcaCTAACAACTCATGAAATGAGCAGAGCGCAGCATGACAGTTAATGCAGTtccaaaaaaattcatcaatcttAACAGTATCAAAAATTAGCAAAGTCTTACACTTTTAGCAGATTAATATAGAGAATTCTTGAAAAAAATGTGTCATTTCTTGGttaaacacaaaacaaacacaGATGTGAACTGACAAGAAAATGCTCAAAAGGGCAAGAGTGCTAACTAGCATAAGGTCTTCTAAACATTTTAGCATTTGATCcatcaaaaaattactttatctattttaatatatcattttataatacactctGCATCACATCTTCAATTTTAAGATTAcatcacattaaaataatttaaaacaaacctcatctatattaaaaaattaacaaaacaaatatattttattgtggcCCCCATgtgacaaagagagagagagagagggagagaggacTTGGGATGTGACATGGGAGAGAGaaattgaagtaaaaaaaaaaaaaaaccaaaatatgtTTAGCACATATAAGCTCCTACCGttctaaatatgaaattgtaTCGTTCAtcaatgttaaattttttagcatttagaaCATTTGATGTGACAAGCtttttggtgtgtcaaatgctgaatttttggcatttggcacacttaatgctagtgctctaaatAATCAACGGATAAAacttaattacaaaattggttatagcttaaagttacaattttactcaatatctttttgttagtggtgaattttgagaattccactattgaattacatcttcttcttatatttttcatatttgcaaaatttttagaaaattaaagattaatagctatgtcatcaataaattatttaaattgctagtttttataatttaaaattatgcgtAAAATATAAAGTTATAGATCATGTAGTatataatatccaattgacaccaaatttgatatatgtataaaaaatgtaaagaacatacaattcaacaattagattttcaaaatatgtagtaacgtttattttattgagtaattacaaataattttatagctaaattttgtccataatCAACTAAGATTTCTTGGAAGGTGAAACctttgtaaacaaaacaattcatCATCCCAACTGGGATATGtcacaatcacaaaaaatcagAACCCATCACGCATATTAACAATTCAGATAAtactaaacaacaaaaacaaaaacaaaaaagaaagaactttGCAA
This genomic interval carries:
- the LOC142618939 gene encoding putative 12-oxophytodienoate reductase 11 — protein: MAAEAPTIPLLTPYKLGKFNLSHRVVLAPLTRQRSYGNVPQPHAILYYSQRTTKGGLLIAEANGVSDTAQGYLDTPGIWTKEQIEAWKPIVDVVHAKGGVFFCQIGHVGRVSNQGFQPNGQAPISSSNRPLTLEILSNGIDVADFTPPRQLMIEEIPQIVNDFRLAARNAIEAGFDGVEIHGAHGYLIDQFMKDQVNDRTDQYGGSLENRCRFALEIVEAVSNEIGADRVGIRLSPFANYMQSEDSNPEALGLYMAKSLNKYEILYCHMVEPRMKTIAEKSESSHSLVAMRKAFKGSFLVAGGYDREDGNKAIVENHTDLIVYGRLFLANPDLPKRFKLNAPLNKYNRDTFYISDPVLGYTDYPFLQDIA